In one Corallococcus sp. EGB genomic region, the following are encoded:
- a CDS encoding PAS and helix-turn-helix domain-containing protein translates to MDWSLTASLLAERDVRPIVVMDRRGRIELANGALTSLLGRPREELLGRRWTEVCTPPEHGREVGQALRAIFTTAEHRLQTEVLTRDGERLPVEMDVAAVGQPPLRLVAIITRAAPPRSLPEPTVAAEPPRPPEAHRDLSYEISTELSSFGTLKAVWASGQARQEEMVGRPCFGAFAHRDAPCQDCPLTASSPGSWPHTIVRQAPEDTEGYEVVTATPTGAGTALVSVHTIGDDTLSGLFEAKVRRMASAARLSEREGDVLRYLALGRSPTDISTVLGITERTVKFHQANLLRKLGAETRYDLLRLFF, encoded by the coding sequence ATGGACTGGTCGTTGACCGCATCGCTGCTGGCGGAGCGGGATGTGCGCCCCATCGTCGTGATGGATCGGCGCGGCCGCATCGAGCTGGCCAATGGGGCGCTCACGTCACTGCTGGGCCGGCCCCGTGAGGAATTGCTGGGGCGCCGTTGGACCGAGGTCTGCACGCCGCCGGAGCATGGGCGCGAGGTGGGCCAGGCGCTGCGGGCCATCTTCACCACCGCGGAGCACCGGCTGCAGACGGAGGTGCTCACGCGCGATGGCGAGCGGCTGCCGGTGGAGATGGACGTGGCCGCCGTGGGCCAGCCCCCGCTGCGGCTGGTGGCCATCATCACGCGCGCGGCACCGCCCCGCTCCCTCCCCGAGCCCACCGTCGCAGCGGAGCCTCCGCGGCCTCCGGAGGCGCACCGGGACTTGAGCTACGAAATCTCCACCGAGCTGTCGTCGTTCGGGACGCTCAAGGCGGTGTGGGCCTCCGGGCAGGCGCGGCAGGAGGAGATGGTGGGCCGGCCGTGTTTCGGCGCCTTCGCCCACCGCGACGCGCCCTGCCAGGACTGTCCGCTGACGGCGTCGTCCCCCGGGTCCTGGCCGCACACCATCGTGCGGCAGGCGCCGGAGGACACCGAGGGCTACGAGGTCGTCACCGCCACGCCCACCGGCGCAGGCACCGCGCTCGTCAGCGTGCACACCATTGGTGATGACACGCTCAGCGGGCTCTTCGAGGCGAAGGTGAGGCGCATGGCCAGCGCCGCGCGCCTGTCCGAGCGTGAGGGCGATGTCTTGCGATACCTCGCACTCGGCCGCTCGCCCACCGACATCTCCACCGTGTTAGGGATTACCGAGCGCACGGTGAAATTCCACCAGGCCAACCTGCTGAGAAAGCTGGGAGCCGAGACGCGCTACGATCTGCTCCGCCTGTTCTTCTGA